One Huiozyma naganishii CBS 8797 chromosome 5, complete genome DNA segment encodes these proteins:
- the GSR1 gene encoding Gsr1p (similar to Saccharomyces cerevisiae YGR273C and YMR295C; ancestral locus Anc_5.29) yields MMHFRKKSNVSGDSAEKKRNSKIEVSKEDAARLKVRTASVADPILDAVHEAQPFEQAADTFHDNMNRQSYFSQEDGHVLRDVFGQPITNPDISNPTRARDERPLDTIRAFEYAVSGDPVWAQQLETPQYGFRVRPDFPSFNGMNPYDNNGNLVGQSMPMAEQGVYQAPVHLPDEGKKKKKRNFFGRKKKK; encoded by the coding sequence ATGATGCATTTCAGGAAGAAGTCGAACGTCTCTGGCGACAGCGCCGAGAAGAAACGTAATTCCAAGATAGAAGTCTCTAAGGAGGATGCTGCGCGTTTGAAGGTGCGTACTGCCTCTGTGGCCGATCCGATCTTGGATGCTGTCCACGAAGCACAACCGTTCGAGCAAGCCGCGGATACGTTCCACGATAACATGAATAGACAGTCGTATTTCTCACAAGAGGATGGCCACGTCCTGCGCGATGTGTTTGGACAACCAATAACAAACCCTGATATTTCAAACCCAACTAGGGCAAGAGACGAGAGGCCGTTGGATACGATAAGGGCGTTCGAGTACGCTGTCTCCGGTGATCCAGTCTGGGCTCAACAGTTGGAAACTCCGCAGTACGGGTTTAGGGTGAGACCGGACTTCCCATCGTTCAACGGGATGAATCCATATGATAACAACGGGAACTTGGTTGGACAATCTATGCCTATGGCAGAACAAGGTGTCTACCAGGCACCAGTACATCTCCCAGATGAGggtaaaaagaagaagaagagaaatttctttggtagaaagaagaagaaatag
- the PRC1 gene encoding carboxypeptidase C PRC1 (similar to Saccharomyces cerevisiae PRC1 (YMR297W); ancestral locus Anc_5.27), producing MTKLLSLATLALAANTVAVNGFSFQHPFALDKIQRELEAAASSARSTLEGAGSTVKNAYTSGVYDNFVFPQSLQDIDFRPKGPRGNIVRKNDWDFHVEDNSVEDFKLRVKKIVDPKILGVDPGVKQFTGYLDVEDEDKHFFFWFFESRNDPENDPVVLWLNGGPGCSSMTGLFFELGPSSIGDQIKPIYNDYAWNSNASVIFLDQPVNVGFSYSGSASVSNTVAAGKDVYAFLQLFFKQFPKLAPNDFHIAGESYAGHYIPAFATEILSHPQEERNFNLTSVLIGNGLTDPLTQYKYYKPMACGEGSGSPAVLSPEECQSMEDSLDRCLSLIKSCYNSQSVWSCVPASIYCNNAQLGPYQRTGKNVYDVRKDCEGPLCYPEMQPIEKYLNLDYVKEAIGAEVDHFESCNFDINRNFLFAGDWMQPYQTAVTDLLNQDLPILIYAGDKDFICNWLGNRAWTDVLPWKHDKEFAKQPIRKWKAKLTGEHAGEVKSFDKLTYLRVFDGGHMVPFDVPENALSMLNEWIHGKFIL from the coding sequence ATGACTAAATTACTTTCGTTGGCCACGTTGGCCCTGGCGGCAAACACTGTCGCTGTCAACGGGTTTTCCTTCCAACACCCGTTCGCTTTGGACAAGATTCAAAGGGAACTGGAGGCTGCTGCCTCGTCCGCTCGTTCTACTCTCGAGGGAGCTGGCTCGACAGTCAAAAACGCGTACACCAGCGGTGTATACGATAATTTTGTCTTCCCACAAAGTCTACAGGACATAGACTTCAGACCCAAGGGTCCCAGGGGCAACATTGTCCGCAAAAATGACTGGGATTTCCACGTTGAGGACAATTCTGTCGAGGACTTCAAGTTGAGAGTCAAGAAAATCGTCGACCCAAAGATTTTGGGCGTGGACCCAGGTGTGAAACAGTTCACCGGTTACCTCGACGTagaggacgaggacaagcatttcttcttttggttCTTCGAAAGTAGAAACGACCCTGAAAACGACCCAGTGGTTTTGTGGTTGAACGGTGGGCCAGGGTGCTCCTCCATGACCGGGCTGTTCTTCGAACTGGGGCCCTCTTCCATCGGCGACCAGATTAAACCCATCTACAACGACTACGCTTGGAACTCCAACGCTTCCGTGATATTTTTGGACCAGCCTGTGAACGTTGGGTTTTCGTACTCTGGGTCTGCCAGTGTCTCAAACACAGTGGCCGCAGGTAAAGACGTTTACGCCTTCTTGCAACTGTTTTTCAAGCAGTTCCCCAAGTTGGCACCAAACGATTTCCACATTGCAGGTGAATCCTACGCGGGTCACTACATCCCAGCATTTGCCACAGAGATTTTGTCTCATCCACAGGAGGAGAGAAACTTTAACTTGACTTCAGTTTTGATCGGGAACGGGTTGACTGACCCATTGACCCAGTACAAGTACTACAAGCCAATGGCCTGTGGTGAGGGGTCAGGTTCACCAGCCGTGTTGTCGCCAGAGGAATGCCAATCTATGGAGGACTCCTTAGACCGTTGCTTGAGTCTCATCAAATCGTGCTACAACTCGCAATCTGTCTGGAGCTGTGTTCCAGCCTCCATCTACTGTAACAACGCGCAATTGGGTCCCTACCAACGTACTGGTAAGAACGTCTACGACGTAAGGAAGGATTGTGAAGGTCCACTGTGCTACCCTGAGATGCAACCCATCGAGAAATATTTGAACTTGGATTACGTTAAAGAAGCCATTGGTGCCGAGGTAGACCACTTCGAGTCCTGTAACTTTGACATCAACCGTAACTTTTTGTTTGCTGGTGATTGGATGCAACCTTATCAAACAGCCGTGACCGATTTATTGAACCAAGACCTACCAATCTTGATCTACGCTGGTGATAAGGACTTCATTTGTAATTGGTTGGGGAACAGAGCCTGGACGGACGTTCTGCCATGGAAGCATGACAAAGAGTTTGCCAAGCAACCAATTCGTAAGTGGAAGGCAAAACTAACCGGTGAGCATGCAGGTGAGGTGAAGAGCTTCGACAAGTTGACTTACTTGAGAGTGTTCGATGGTGGGCACATGGTCCCATTCGACGTCCCAGAGAACGCCTTGAGTATGTTGAACGAATGGATTCACGGTAAATTTATTCTATGA
- the KNAG0E01530 gene encoding uncharacterized protein → MRKSGGKRVVECLYKIAAVLSCCQRPFNVLYVRLDLVLTKIHVHLSRYFSFLTPEGRRMKREERTQLTKVKCLATLRYLQEHRNEFIKIGNVDEQGVVTFDIIEFNIMRRIIEENVRMKAPHVEILPEIGVDFAQPRSGQDHRSFESIPPVPFAT, encoded by the coding sequence ATGAGAAAGTCGGGAGGAAAAAGGGTTGTTGAATGTTTATATAAAATAGCCGCCGTCCTCTCGTGCTGCCAGAGACCATTTAACGTGTTGTACGTTCGTTTAGACCTCGTACTAACCAAAATACATGTTCATCTCTCTCggtatttttcttttctcaCTCCCGAGGGAAGAAGGATGAAAAGGGAAGAACGAACGCAATTGACCAAAGTGAAATGTTTAGCCACATTGAGATATTTGCAAGAACATCGTAACGAGTTTATCAAAATTGGTAATGTTGATGAGCAAGGTGTTGTGACCTTTGATATTATTGAATTCAACATAATGAGGAGAATTATCGAGGAAAACGTAAGAATGAAAGCACCCCATGTTGAAATTTTGCCTGAAATCGGAGTCGATTTTGCTCAACCAAGAAGTGGGCAGGATCATCGTTCATTTGAAAGTATACCACCGGTGCCCTTTGCTACTTAA
- the KNAG0E01550 gene encoding uncharacterized protein — translation MIKEQERKNCEALTKENKESGTYQPRKGCMFSSETPRSKLSTLATANLPSVIPTAAKPSSKSEVIKIRSETTVTEFPDKAISTLSINTMANTPSTPRSIASTIVPICESQPIYIKSSKPKAYPPNEPVFPRPKVATSPNSMCTLEVSERSQGVHGEEERIKYYVQHDFEEDVTLLANNLFFWNDVGRIVKQDYAECKVIRKRLRASYGTYRKRGINRVKNKLKTKTKVLFGRLFKGDKNPDPAPEHHIENLEYDDPAGFTAAAVKYYTTVIREEKAWRKYAHSLGKSSRYDTHMRQNMEANHYNGSAANAVRTIVNEITENVWEKMSLIHKYHENNIHTLTQVKKDLQRGYEMRFVMEHSKNPALKRKVEAEYQLFKERELKNLHQVLQKAEDASKEHMTEVQRFSRIIAQKKALYKGIGQLDCRDPIEIKLRDSFELLKSLFVRW, via the coding sequence ATGAttaaagaacaagagagaaaaaattgtgAAGCCCTAACAAAGGAGAATAAGGAATCAGGAACTTATCAACCCCGCAAGGGTTGTATGTTTAGTTCGGAAACTCCTAGATCCAAACTCTCTACTCTCGCAACCGCCAATCTGCCATCTGTCATCCCAACGGCTGCAAAGCCCTCGTCCAAAAGCGAGGTAATCAAAATAAGATCCGAAACTACGGTTACAGAATTCCCTGACAAAGCCATTAGTACGCTTTCCATTAACACCATGGCAAACACACCATCTACCCCTAGGTCAATCGCTTCAACGATAGTTCCCATTTGTGAATCTCAACCCATTTACATTAAAAGCTCCAAGCCAAAAGCTTATCCCCCAAATGAGCCAGTGTTTCCGAGACCCAAAGTTGCTACGAGCCCCAACTCGATGTGCACTCTTGAGGTATCGGAACGGAGTCAAGGTGTACatggtgaagaagaacgcaTTAAGTACTACGTCCAGCATGATTTTGAGGAAGACGTGACATTGCTTGCAAATAATTTGTTTTTCTGGAATGACGTTGGACGTATTGTAAAACAGGACTACGCTGAATGCAAAGTAATAAGGAAACGCCTTAGAGCATCCTATGGCACGTATAGGAAGAGAGGTATTAACAGAGtgaagaacaaattgaaaacaaaaacaaaagttCTGTTTGGGCGGCTGTTTAAAGGCGACAAAAATCCAGATCCAGCTCCCGAGCATCACATTGAGAACCTCGAGTATGATGATCCTGCTGGTTttacagcagcagcggtgAAATACTATACAACTGTTATCCGTGAGGAGAAAGCGTGGCGCAAGTACGCACACAGTCTGGGCAAGTCATCCAGGTACGACACTCATATGAGACAAAATATGGAGGCCAACCACTACAACGGTAGTGCTGCCAATGCCGTCAGAACGATAGTCAATGAGATAACGGAGAACGTGTGGGAAAAAATGAGTCTCATTCACAAGTATCATGAAAACAATATTCACACACTGACCCAGGTAAAAAAGGACCTCCAACGCGGATATGAGATGAGGTTTGTTATGGAGCACTCTAAGAATCCAGCCCTTAAAAGAAAGGTCGAAGCTGAGTACCAACTGTTCAAGGAAAGGGAACTCAAGAATCTTCATCAGGTGCTCCAAAAAGCGGAAGATGCCAGCAAAGAGCATATGACCGAAGTGCAGCGTTTCTCGCGTATTATTGCTCAGAAAAAGGCACTCTACAAGGGCATAGGGCAGCTGGATTGTCGTGATCCCATTGAGATCAAGCTAAGGGATTCTTTTGAACTACTCAAGAGTCTATTCGTGAGATGGTAA
- the KNAG0E01570 gene encoding Ty3/Gypsy family RNase HI domain-containing protein (Ty like retrotransposon) translates to MFTNFNIIRRYIMDAIKLKPFNSQAPTMIFTDASFEGVGAMVCQPETINGSTQLLPIAFYSIRFTPRQKNYATVERELWAVLYTLEKARLFLLPEIIVYADNTSIVSIGRSEKHTTNRLTKYIELLHAYRITWKHIPGVKNVVADYLFRECLIDKPFLSDQTFDEHATFVEVNAVETTPVVEPEPDEENPAAKTQDSGQLEPNSDDISTADDDSEIIYRRPQDLPWTAVLSLKRIFMEKLDVLRQLAQVVRHFTCISDTLNYVDGTVLYYIITDNDYLQRATTLHNRFHASHRALKQMMFKKKWWNPNSDLLMLDIIRHCSQCEAYQKIHNLPAELPPIAKVPLFTRWNFDFAGPCLLDERAKYFIIAAEYVSKLCDNGIL, encoded by the coding sequence ATGTTTACTAACTTCAACATAATTAGACGCTACATTATGGACGCAATAAAGCTTAAACCGTTCAACTCACAGGCACCGACGATGATTTTTACCGATGCCAGCTTCGAAGGAGTTGGCGCGATGGTTTGTCAACCAGAGACTATCAACGGTAGTACCCAATTACTTCCCATTGCTTTTTACTCAATTCGTTTTACGCCTAGACAGAAAAATTATGCTACAGTGGAAAGAGAACTTTGGGCTGTACTCTATACCTTAGAGAAAGCTCGGCTCTTTTTATTGCCTGAAATCATTGTATATGCGGACAATACCAGTATCGTTAGCATAGGCAGATCTGAAAAGCACACAACGAACAGATTAACGAAGTATATTGAGCTTCTTCACGCCTACCGAATAACCTGGAAACATATACCTGGTGTGAAGAATGTGGTAGCCGACTACCTCTTTCGCGAATGTTTGATAGATAAGCCTTTTCTATCTGACCAAACTTTTGATGAACATGCAACATTCGTGGAGGTAAACGCAGTTGAGACTACACCAGTAGTGGAACCTGAACCTGATGAGGAAAACCCTGCCGCAAAAACTCAAGATAGTGGACAATTGGAACCTAATTCTGACGATATATCCACTGCTGATGATGATTCCGAGATCATATACCGACGACCGCAAGACCTGCCTTGGACCGCAGTACTTTCTCTGAAACGGATCTTCATGGAGAAACTTGACGTACTACGCCAACTGGCACAAGTGGTTCGTCATTTTACATGCATCAGTGACACTTTGAACTACGTGGACGGTACTGTATTGTATTATATTATCACTGACAATGATTACTTACAACGTGCCACAACTTTGCACAACCGATTTCACGCGTCTCATCGTGCATTGAAACAAATGAtgtttaaaaaaaaatggtgGAATCCAAATTCAGATCTGCTAATGCTGGACATCATACGCCACTGTTCACAATGTGAGGCTTACCAGAAGATTCACAACCTTCCTGCGGAACTACCTCCTATTGCTAAGGTACCATTATTCACGCGTTGGAATTTTGACTTTGCCGGACCGTGCTTATTAGATGAGCGAGCGAAGTACTTCATAATTGCTGCGGAATACGTGTCGAAACTTTGTGATAACGGAATCTTGTGA
- the KNAG0E01580 gene encoding uncharacterized protein (similar to Saccharomyces cerevisiae CHO1 (YER026C); ancestral locus Anc_3.513) produces MSVEPLLTTNRNPENYTDGGAEVSEVRSEELDSEGEEGTAGEPPYLLSRKSSSLFCLEGSPLPPPNGDDILKFTSDEYHFNMIRNLHLADCVTLMNGFSGYYAIISCLRFTLTGKDRYVQRAHLFIFLGMCFDVLDGKVARLRNRASLMGQELDSLADLVSFGIAPASVAFAIGFQTTLDVFFLSFFVLCGLTRLARFNVTVNQIPKDITGKSRYFEGLPIPTSLFLVAGMATLVYFERISTALPLGIIREGKYFEFHPLVFVFFLHGCAFISKSLKVPKL; encoded by the coding sequence ATGAGTGTGGAACCGCTTCTTACAACTAACAGGAACCCAGAAAACTACACAGATGGGGGCGCAGAAGTTTCTGAGGTTAGATCTGAGGAACTAGATAGTGAAGGGGAGGAAGGAACAGCTGGTGAGCCGCCATATTTGTTGAGTAGAAAGTCTTcttcattattttgtttgGAAGGATCGCCACTACCTCCTCCCAACGGTGACgatatcttgaaatttACGAGCGATGAATACCATTTCAATATGATTAGAAACCTACATCTTGCCGACTGCGTTACTCTTATGAACGGATTTTCCGGATATTATGCCATAATTAGTTGTTTACGATTTACATTAACTGGAAAAGATCGATACGTTCAGAGAGCCCATTTATTTATCTTCCTCGGAATGTGCTTTGACGTGCTTGATGGTAAAGTTGCCAGACTAAGAAACAGAGCCTCGCTAATGGGCCAGGAATTAGATTCACTAGCAGATCTGGTCTCATTTGGAATTGCTCCCGCCTCTGTTGCCTTTGCTATTGGTTTCCAAACAACGCTCgatgtatttttcttgtcgTTCTTTGTCCTTTGCGGACTCACAAGACTCGCAAGGTTTAACGTCACGGTGAATCAGATTCCCAAAGATATTACAGGAAAATCACGGTACTTTGAAGGGTTACCAATTCCAACAAGCTTATTCTTGGTTGCTGGGATGGCAACTTTGGTTTATTTCGAACGTATCTCCACGGCTCTGCCGCTTGGGATTATAAGAGAAGGGAAGTACTTTGAGTTTCACCCTCTGgttttcgttttctttttgcATGGTTGTGCTTTCATCTCAAAAAGTTTGAAGGTCCCCAAATTATGA
- the GAL83 gene encoding Gal83p (similar to Saccharomyces cerevisiae GAL83 (YER027C) and SIP2 (YGL208W); ancestral locus Anc_3.517) gives MEDMENKDHSMLDVNDAADEQSSGTVPNNNTASLTKSFSEMNVDEANEIEPQLMVGRQRSRSTLIFDDEDEIPPYADHHEHISDSDNESTVSSSTSESGSSTMDPAKDEQLVDQAAMEVSGGNVANDRMVDPQQQQQQSSSKQSSGNVMVPVDIIWQQGGTKAYVTGSFTGWRKMIGLVPLPGKPSVLHVKLQLPPGTHKFRFIVDNELRFSDYLPTATDQMGNFVNYLEVVAPPAAPQLGQTQNEINDQQWNDEQMGLPAQDRDTATYPSATRKTPMSARSRIAFEIEQEPDDMGGGYTRFHDETPSKPSLVFTRDIPAVFTDPAVMEQYYLTLDQQQNNHQNMAWLTPPQLPPHLENVILNSYSSLQGESNENNSGALPIPNHVILNHLATSSIKHNTLCVASIVRYKQKYATQILYAPLQ, from the coding sequence ATGGAAGACATGGAGAATAAAGATCATTCGATGTTAGATGTCAACGATGCCGCAGATGAACAAAGTAGTGGTACCGTACCCAACAATAACACCGCATCCCTAACAAAGAGCTTCTCTGAAATGAACGTGGATGAAGCAAACGAGATTGAGCCTCAGCTAATGGTTGGAAGGCAAAGGTCGAGGTCTACCCTCATATttgacgacgaagacgagATACCACCTTACGCAGACCACCACGAACATATCTCGGATTCTGATAACGAAAGTACTGTAAGTAGCAGCACGAGCGAGAGCGGAAGCTCTACGATGGACCCTGCTAAAGATGAACAGCTGGTTGATCAAGCTGCTATGGAGGTTTCTGGAGGCAACGTTGCGAATGACCGGATGGTCGAtccacagcagcagcagcagcagtcgTCATCGAAGCAATCCAGTGGTAACGTCATGGTCCCTGTGGATATTATTTGGCAGCAAGGCGGTACAAAGGCGTACGTTACTGGTTCATTCACAGGCTGGAGAAAGATGATCGGGTTGGTGCCCCTTCCAGGTAAGCCTAGCGTGTTGCACGTCAAATTGCAACTGCCACCAGGTACCCACAAATTCAGATTTATTGTGGATAATGAGCTGCGATTCAGTGACTACTTGCCAACCGCTACAGACCAAATGGGTAACTTTGTTAACTATTTAGAGGTCGTTGCTCCACCAGCTGCCCCCCAGCTGGGTCAAACGCAGAACGAAATTAATGACCAACAATGGAACGACGAGCAAATGGGCTTGCCAGCTCAAGATCGAGATACTGCTACGTATCCTTCAGCTACCAGGAAAACGCCTATGAGCGCTCGTTCCAGAATCGCCTTTGAGATCGAACAAGAGCCGGATGACATGGGGGGTGGTTACACTAGATTCCACGACGAAACACCCTCAAAACCCAGTCTTGTTTTCACTCGTGACATACCAGCGGTCTTCACAGATCCTGCAGTTATGGAACAGTACTATTTGACACTGGACCAACAGCAGAATAACCACCAAAATATGGCGTGGTTGACACCCCCTCAATTACCACcccatttggaaaacgttATATTAAACAGCTACTCAAGTTTGCAGGGCGAAAGTAACGAGAATAATTCCGGCGCTTTACCGATTCCAAACCATGTGATCCTGAACCATTTGGCTACAAGCAGTATCAAACACAATACTCTATGTGTTGCATCTATCGTAAGGTACAAGCAAAAGTATGCAACTCAGATTCTGTATGCGCCTTTGCAATAA